The nucleotide window acccCCTCCAATTTTGtacaaatgtgtacacacacacacacacacacacacacactagacacACCTATATATTTTGGACAGGAGATGCTgcggattgaactcaggactatGTACATGATAATTTAtattctctaccactgagctacatcccaaggCCATACAATTTTTACACACTGTAAAGCATATTTTACATCCAGGGGTAAGAAAAGTCTCCTACCAGTTCCAGGTGCTACCTGAGAAAACCacatgaggggtgtgtgtgtgcctgtgcccagCCATTACCTAGGCCACCCTCAAAAGCAGACAGCAGGCTTCTGGCCTCCTTGCCTTCACCCAGGGTCTCCCAGTGCAGGGAGCATGCCCTCACCTCTGGTCTTCTCAGGAAGATTTCTATGAACAAGATTGTCTCCCACTTGTTGCTCCTGGGGACATCCCTGGTCTGAACCAAGGAGGGAGGCGAGGTTTACCTTTTTGTCCCTGTCCGACCTGGAGTCCAGGAAGTGGCAGGGAAGGGCGTTCTTCCAGAGTGGGGCTGGAGCCTTGCAGGTGCCCGTGCTGCGTGAAGCTGCTGGTTGCCTTCCCTGGAGCCACCCATCCTTCAGCCTTGCCCCACTCACCAGTGTGCTGGGTTTCAGGCCAGTGCCCATGCTCAGCCCAGCAGTCCCTCTTTTGAGGACTCCGGTGCTGAGTTAACTGACCCACAGCTGCTTAGTAAGAGCTAGGGAGAACCCCACTGCCTGTCAAACCGCCCCACTTCCAGGCCCCATACAGAATGCAATATCACAGTAAGTGTTCAGTCGGCTGGGCGTGGCTCAGCTGGTGACCTCAGGGGACCATCtgggagccctgcctctgctgtctcttgCCTCTGCCCCAGCCCAGGTTGGGGCAGATCCATCCAGATGTGAGCCCAGCCTCCCTGGAGGCTCTCTGGGCCCAGGGACAGTATGTTCATTCACAGGCAGGGCTATTTTGAGGGCTGAGGCCATGGTCCCAGCAGAGCCTGGGGCTTGGGCTTCTCAGACAGACTCTGGCAGGAGTAGCTGAGAAGGGTGGatggggcagggagagagagaacagaatccCCCCATCCCAACTTCACTCTTGGGTCCTCAGAGACAAGGAACACCGCACCTCCTATCCTGAGTCTCAGGTCATGCAGAGAACTGGGTTTCATGGGAATGCTGCTGGAACAGTTCAcctccctgagcctcagtttcttcatctgtggaATGGATGGCCACCCCCCTGCCCACCCGCGCCCAGGGTACAGTGGAATGAGCACACAGCTGTGTCTACTTCCGAGAACCCTGAGAAGAGGTTCTAACCAGGTACAGGTACAGCAGGGATGCTCCTGCTCTAACACGGATTCAGTGCTGGACTGAGCCTCAGTGTCCCCATCTGTAGCTTGGCATTACTTCATAAGATAAACAAGCTAACACAGGTGACACAAAGGTGACAGACACGAACAGGTGAAGCTCTTTGGGTGTGTGGTACGGGAGATGGAACCCACATCCTAGTTTGTGGCAGGCAAGTGTTCCACTGCTGAGCTATAGGTCCTGCCTTGTTTTTACTTTTCCAGATGGTTGCCCTGCAGGCCGTGTACCTGGGGTCCTTCTGCGTagttggggttacaggcctgagccaccacgcTCACCAAGAAAAGCTCAGTAAAGGGTCAATAAACGTTTATAATACGATTATCAGCATCGTCCAGTGGCACCTCCTGGCACCTGTCAGCCCTCTGCTGTTGAGCTGGGCACATCAACAACAGGGAACAGAATGGTCCCATCCAGATCTACTCCCAGGCgacagaagggaaaacagggcaGAGACAAGAACCCGCTTCCCACTCTGCACTGCCACCACAGAGGTAACCTTCACCCACCCCTGAGCAGGAAGGAGCTGCAGGGGACAGTGTCCATGGCAACCCTGACCTCAGATCATTCAAGATCAGAGGGAGGTAGTGGCCTGGGAAGGAGTGGGGTCTGGGACCTTCTTGACCTCAGAGCTCAGAAGTGTGTAGGGGCTCCCCACAACACGTGATATCCTCCAGACAAGCCGTGGAGGGCCCAGCACTGTTGAGACTCACCCCTCTGGCCTATCCCCAGAGGAGCTTGTGTGACAGAGCCTGGTTTCTACATCCAAATTTGGTTGAGTTCTTAATCCCACAGACAGATTCCAAGGCAAAGTCAGGCTCAGGCCAGGCCCTGTGAACCGCGGGGCAGTCCCCAGTCCTACAAAGGAGCCCCCTTTCTGACTGCGGTGGTGGTGGGCATGAATGGACCTTCTCCGCAGCCTTCAGGCACAGGGACCTCCTGCTGTGCCCTCTCCTCCGTTCCAGTTAGCTAGGCCAGAGTGCCAGTCCTGCTCTATCACTGCCGTGCACCTTGGGCAAGGGCAGCCTATCCAAGCAGGTGGGGACGGCCACAGGCCTCCTTCTCCGCCTGTCAAGGGACCTAAATAAAGAGTGCTGAGCGAAGATCAGTACCTGGAAGACTCCTGCAACCGCGGTCTATCTCTGCCTTCACTATCTTCCCACTTGCCACAACTTTGTCTatgccagcagttctcaacctgagggtcgCGACCCCTCGGGGGGTGGAGCAACCCTCTCCCATAGGTCAAATAtcttgtatatcagatatttacattatgattcataacagtggcaacattacagttatgaagtagcagcaaaatacTTTCATGCtgcgtgcatttgtgtgtgtgtgtgtgtgtgtgtcaccacaacatgagcaactgtattaaagagttgcaTTATAGGAAGGTTCACTGCAAACCCCAGGCCTTACTAAACGCATGCTCTAAATCACTCTTTCCCACCCCTTTATCCGCTCACCTGCTGTCTATTTCCACACGTCTTTTAGGAATTTAGTATAGAAGCTCCTCAGTCTCACTCTGGGGCTGGGCTTACCCTTGGGCTTTCAAAGGCCCATCAAACCACAGTATCCTTGCTTTCATCCTTCTGCCCTGGTCTGATGCTATActggattctttttgttttgttttcttttttcgagacagggtttctctgtgtagccttggctatcctggactagctttgtagaccaggctggtcttgaactcacagagctccgcctgcctctgctgggactcaaggcatgcaccaccacgcctggcctcATGCTACCCTGGGAGCCCCTGGCTGGCAGTAGGTTGGGACCACATCTGCTTCAGAGCTGGGTGGTTAGGGACAGCTGGGCTGGATGAATGGGTGACAGGCCTGAGAGGAGTACTGTGGTGGGCCCAACTAGCGTTTCCATCCCAGATGCACACCTGAAGACTCgctctgccttccttccccacCTGGGGCACTGACAGGACCCTTAATAGCGTATCAGGCAGAGGTTAAGAAGAGTCTCTCAGAGAAACAGAGGCACCCAAGGCCTGGGAAGACAGTCTGGGAGTCTGAGCCAGAGGGCTGGTCTGAGGCCAGGCCACTGAGGCCTTCCCAGGGTGGAGCTGGGAAGCTGAGTTGAAGAGGACAGAATACAGTTCCCATGGTCCGTTCCCTCGATGGCTACGGAGAGCAAGGCaatattttctgagcctcagtttccccagatgTAAACAGCAGCTGCTGATCTAAGTCAGTCACACAAACAGTCTTCCTCGATGTAAGAAAAGCCCAGGCTGGAAAGGGTGAGAGCTTAGGGCCAAGCAAGTCTGTGCAAAGAGACTTGTGGCTCCCCAGTGCCCAGCCAGCCTCTTAACTTAGACACAAGCAGACAACAGCGTCCCCTCCAAACTCCACACCCTTCTTGGCGCTGGGCACTCTTCCCGGACCCCTTCCTGCACACAGGCTGAGGCCTCAGGCTCTCGCGTACAGGTACATGTTCCCATCTTCTTCTCAGTCTCCTGCTCTGGGTCAGGTCTTAGGACCTGGATTTATTAAAGGTGTTTATTCAGGGTGAGCCTGCTTCCTGTAAATGTGAGCAGTGCCTTTATCTGAAGTGCCCAGAGGGCGAGCATCAGGCAAAGAGGAAGGTCCCAAAGTGCAGGCACCTCTCAAGGCGCAATCAAGTGAGACCAGAGTTTTCTGGGCTCCACTCTACCCTTTCTGTCTAGTGACTGAGCAAGAGGCTGTGCTCCACTTTAATGCTAGGGCATGAGACACTGTCCCTGCCACTGCTCCGAGGTCGCTTTCCCTTCTCTTGGGGTggcccgcccccgcccccaaGCCAGCTCTCCCGGCTGCAGCGGGCGAGCTGCGCACTCACCCCCTTGCGCTGGTTGCTTAGACAGAAGGTGCAGATGGAGCGCGGCTGACGGCCGTCGGCGGCGGGGACCGCGCTCTTGCCACCGCCCGCCGCGCGGAAACACGGCTGCCCGTCGTCGGCCGCGTCGCCCAGCAGCAGCACGTTGGCCAGGTGCGCGATGTAGCTGGACGCCAGACGCAGCGTCTCGATCTTGGACAGCTTTCGGTCCACCGGCTCGGTGGGGATGAGCGTGCGCAGGGCGGTGAAGGCCGTGTTCACACTCTGCGTGCGGTCCCGCTCGCGCGCGTTGGCCGCCTGTCGCTGCCGCACCACCACCACGGGGCCCGCGCCGCCGCTCGCCCGCCGCCCGCCCCCGGGACCCGGGCCGCGCCGTGCCGCCTCCAGCCCTTCGCAGCAGCCGAATGACTGGTCCGACGCGTCGCTCTCGCTGCGGTTCTCCTCGTCCTCGCTCAGAAGCCGCACGTCCGGGTACAGCACGTGCGCGCCTACCGGGCGCAGCAGCGCGAACGCCATGGGCGCCCGGCCGCGGGCCTCCGTCCGCCTGGACCCCGAGCCGCCGCCCCCGCCGTGCGCTCCCGCGCGCTCCCACGGCCGAGCCGGCCGTCGCCTTATAGCCGGGGGAGGAGCCAATCACGAGGCGGCCCCGGCGGGGCCAATGGGGCGCCCTCcggcccgccccgccccgccccggcccAGCCAATGACGTTGTGCCTGCCTCTCGGTGTCCCCAGTTGAAAGTGGCCCCGGAGCTCCGGCTCCTACCCGAAGGCCCTGTGCTCGGGCTGGTCGGGAGCGCAGATCTAGACCCCTGGGAGACCGCTGGCACGTTAGCATGACAAGCTAGCACGGTCTGTTTCTCCGTCCCGATGTGAGCATCCCCTGGCGCTCCAAAGTCTAACCCAGTGTCCCAGCAATTTCCGTGTACCGTCAGAACCGCGGCCAGGGCCCTGCTTTGGACCGAGAGCTTCTCACCCTCGGCTGCCGCTCCTTCAGGTTCATTCAGCCGTCCGAAGTGTGGCCCAGGAAACTGCATTTTATACGAGCTCACCAGCGTGCACTGTGATGCTGGCTCTGTCCCAGGAGAGCGAAGACAACAATCCCGCCCCCCCTTCCCAGCAAAACAAACACCCAAGTCCCGTTCAGTCACTTAACAACTATTTGGCGGGGCTCTGCTATATGTCAGGCATGGAAGATAAAGACCAGAGCGAAATTAACGTTTCCTTCTCAGACTTTGGAGCCAACAGAACAGCTTTGTGTCTGCTGAAGTTGTAGGGCAGTGCCCACGATGTGCAGGTGGTCACCACTCTGGGGATCCCCACAGGCTTGACTCATCTCCTGTCGGCGCCTCTCCCCACTTTTTCAGAAATTTCAGAACGAAGTGTGGGCATTCTCTTCCGTAAAGGACCTAGGGAGATTAACTGAGCAGATGATGGTCACTGGGGTCCTCGTCACAGCATACCTGCTTCTCAGTGCCATCCCAGTACTGGTCAAATAAGCATCCACTTGGCTTTGAAAATAACTTTTTGCCGTCCCCCCTCCCcggccctccctcccccaccctcaaATGGGGGTCAGAGCTGCGGAGAGCGAAGGCTTGGAGGAGCTTCTTGGTTTTCTGGAAGACCCCTTCCAGCTCCAAGGGCTGTGTTTCCCAGCCCCCAGTCTAGTCCTGAAAGGGGCCTACGTCggagcagaggggagaggaaaccCTAGTCTCCAGAGCCCAAGGTCTGTAGGGATAGCCTGTCCCCACACCTGGTTCCCCACCCCCATACCGTTTGACCGTGACCCAGCCAGGCTGGGCTTTAGTAAGGAGTCTCCTCAGGCCCCTCCCCACAGGGCCGGCCGCAAACGCAGCTCCAGGGCTCCAGCCGGGCTGCTTCCTGAGCCCATGAATTATTACTGACCCGGAGATTTCCTTCCCTGTCTGCGCCTCCTGACGGGGGCTTCCAGCTCCCTTCACTTTCGCTTTCTCCCGGtttccccctcccctctgctCCTGACCCTCTGGAGGCTTGGAATTCCTGTCCAGCCCTCTCCCAATTCCAGATCCAAACTGGAGATGCCTGCGAGGCGGGAGGGCCCGCCCCCGAAAGGCTCATTCATTCAGTTGCTCTTTTGAGCAGGTTTGGACACAAGGGACCTTGGAAGTAAAATAAAACCATGAATGAGACCGAGTGCCTGGCTGCGGCAGAGGAAAGCGAGCTGTAAACAAAGAATTTTAGGACAATGTGGTCAGAGCCAGCCGGGGTCTGGCATCAAAGAGATCTGGCTCCACTTCAAGGCCAGCGGCTTCTTGGGGTGTCTCGTTTGGCTGCTCTGGAAAATGGGGACAGTCCCTAGATTCAATGGCAAGAAATCGGGGCCTGGCATACAGGAAGAGAAGTGGAGTTTGTGTTATTTTGCCCAAGACTTGTCACCAGAGGTGGACCAGAGCTTCTGCTGCGTGCTTGGCCCATCTGTGGGAGAGACTCAGCTCCTTCTGTCCCTCCTGTGTCTCTCCCTCCGCTCCAGCCACTCTGGCCTCTCtatccccgccccacccccacgccCAACCCACGTCTGTGGCTACAACAGTCTCCAGACATACCTGCAGCGGATCCCCTCACTACCTCCGAGTATCATCTCTGTCAGGGGTGTTCCCTGACTAGCAGGGCTAGAACAGTAACTGTCCCTCTCACCTGCAGTACCCCACACCTCTTTCTCCCTATCTGCCGAGAGACACTATGAAATACTAGTCTGCAGATATTAGCTGAGTGACTGGGACGGTCGGTGTTGATCGTCAACTGGACAAAATCTAGGATCACTAGGAAACGGACCTCTGAGGATGCCGGCGAAGGTTCTTCTTTCTCGGGTAAACTGAAGTGCGAGGACCCTGAGTGTGAGGAGCACTGTTTCACAGGTTGGGGCTCTGGACCAGGGAAAaggagggtggtggtggcagcctCAGCActgcaggggcagaggcaggggtgagtttgaggccagcctggtctacagagtgagtccaggacagccaaggctacacagagaaaccctgtctcaactccCCCACCAAAAAAGGAGGGAGATGAAGCATGCACCCAGCAGCACCCTGCCCCCCCCCTTtactgtggatgcaatgtgattggctgcctcaagctcctgttgCTGTGGTTCCCTTGCTGTGCCAAAGGTTACCTTTAATGTGAGCTGAAATCAACCCTTCCTGCCTcgagttgctttttttttttttttatcagcagTGGGAAGACACTCCGGTACTGCTATGTGTTCAGccgtttgggtgctgggaatgcaaCTGCAAACAcattcttcccctctccccacatctgTCTCCACCAGAATAAAAGTTCCATAAGAGAGGGACTTTGCAGATTTTGCTCACTATACTTCCTGCCCATTGCTGCCTCAGTAGCACAACTCTACCCATTTTATAGACCTAAACATCAAGGCGGGAAAGGTGACTTGCTTTTCCAGGAGCTCAGGTGGTCTGACTCCAGAGccctccttctgcctcagctggcACCTGAGGCAGTCCAGTGGGTCTGAGGGCTGGCTGGAGGGCACTCagtgagtggaggagggttccaggCCTGGGGAGCAGCAGCCGGCCTTTGTCTCCTGCCTGGGCATAGCCTGGCTTTCTGTGCCACGGAAGCATGCTCATTTATTCAGAGGCACCAGCTATGGAACCTCTGCGTCTTTGTCTCGCCATCCTTCTCGGTTGGAGATCCTGTTCCTTTGGATAGGGCCAGACTACGCATGTGCTTGGGTTTAGTGCGGCTTCTCAATGTAGCCTGTCTGTGGCCCCACCTGCCCCCACCCCGGCATAGCATCTTATGGTCTCTCATGAGTTCTCTTTCCAGTTCCCCATCTAGATGACCACTTGactaattttattaaatatactttttattaaGACTTTCATAGTGCATCCAATGTTTTTTGAGTCTAAGCACTCTTCAGTTCCTCTCAAATCAACCCCACTGACATTGCTTCAGAAATGTACTCTGGATACATGTGTGTCCTCACTAATTACCTATGGTGCTGGTTTGTGTGAGGGGGTCAAACTGCAGATGGTACTTTCCATAGAGCAGCTTCTTGGAGGATTTCCTTTTGTTTGATTTCGTTTCCTTGCCACTGTTCTGTGCACGGAATCTCACACATGTTCATTGCTGTTTGGCACGTGTGGTGAGCCCTCGTCACCAGGCTCCCATCTTTAGTAGTGCACTCTGGTGGCTTCCTCTGGCCTCTCCCTAAGCAAAGAGAAGTGAACTTCCGCTCCATGACTCAGTgactcctctgtgtgtgtgtgtgtgtgcttatgtgcattgtgtacatatgtgtttgtgtgcatgtgtttgtgtgcatgtgtttgtacgTGTGGATGTGTGACTGTGCTCATGAGTGGGACTTTACAATGCTCATACCAGAACTGCATGACTGTGGGCACAAAGGGCCACACCCGGTCTCAATCCACATGCCCCTCAGCAAGATGTGGGGTCCACTTCTCCATGTCTCCCCTGGCCCTTAGAATTAGCCAGCTTCCTCATGAGAGAGAAATGGATGCCAGACATGCTTGTTCTTCATCTCCGGCTTCCTTCCTCAACAGATGGCACATTGTCGAGTCAGGCAGTGCAGGAAAGCATGCTGGGCTGGAGCCTGGCACACTGTGCCATAATGAGCAtgtcagtgaatgaatgaatgaatgaatgaatgaagaggcTACAAACCCCAACCTATGGCCATCCGCTTGATCGCCACTGGGATCTGCCTGTCATTGTTCCTGGCATGGAGATTACAAGTGTGCTATCACATCACACGCATGGATGTttcatctgcatgtatgtctgtgccacatatatgcctggtgccctcagaggccaaaagagggcatcgaataccctggaactggagttgactatgggtgctagaaatcaaacatgggtcctctgcaagagcagctggtgttctTAACTCATGAGCCCATTTCCAGACCCTCATGTAGCCTTTTAAATGTGGGTTTGGGAGATCGTTCTCAAATTCtcatcaactgagccatctccccaacctgGATCCTGAAGTCTTCAGTTGCAGAAATCCTAACAAACAACAAAGATGGTCAACACAGGTTCAAAGAGAGAGAACTGTTAACAACAGTAATTTTAGCTGCAGTAATTTAATCTTTCCTCCTGGCAGATATGACTGGAAGGTCAGAGCTGTCACTGAGTACAGCAGCACACAGTTGCAGGATGTCCATGTGAGCAACCTAAAAGTTTTGTAACGACATAACCTGGCCATTGAGCAGGTCCAGTGGACAGATGAAAAACAGCATCGGTGCTGCAGGTCTGTGTGTTGAAGGTGTTTTCCTGTGCTGCGCTCAGTCACTAAAGCAGGCCCTGTTGCCACCTCTCTGCTTGCTGTATGTGTCTTCCACTCCTTAGGCCGCATCATGGACCAGAACGGCTGCTGAAATCCATGCTGTCTGCATTGCAGCTggggtgtgtggggtgggggggaaggtaGGGGTGGGGCTAGTTAGAGGCACAAGGAGGAGGACACTTGTCTGGGAGTTACAGCCTCATTTCTGCTCACATCCCACTGGCCAAGTCTTGTGGTTTGACTAAAATAAGTCTTCATTGCCGGGGACCACACATGCAATGGAGTACTGGGCTGCTATTagcaaagaagaaagcaagaatgGGTCATGGGAACCATGCAGCCTGCTGAAAGACATACCCACTCCTGAGAGGGCGAAGCATCACACTGTTGTCACTAGCACTTTCTGCCACGTGAGCTTAGGAACTGCATCTCAGTTTTTCCACCTGTAGAACAGGGACCTCAGTAAAGGCACCTCATGGTCGAGAGGGCTCTGTGAGTTTAGGAATACGCTGTTTGCAACAGCCAGGCACCCACTATTCAGGCCCCACCAAGGGTTTCCTTAAGGTCACACAGACAGAAAGTTGTCAAGTGCAGAAGTAGACAGGGGACAATCTTCTCTTGCTTTGTCCCACTGAAATGCCTGTGATTTCACCAATATAGTTATTTTCCATGCCATTTTTGAGGATGAATTTCTGGAAGCAGTGGCTCTGGCAGGTGCTTAGGGTTCTAAGCTGAAAATAAAAGTTAAAGGCCCTAGAGCGATGCAGCATATTGAAGGCTCTGAAAAAATCTTGCAGCAAATGAACTCCTGGGGCTTCCGTTCAGCCTGtagcttttgttttgtctttttcttttcttccttttacctttcctttattattttctcccctttctcctcatcccctttcaTCCTCTCTTTCTTGAGAGGAGTCTCCCTGTCAGCCAGTGTaacttggaacttgctgtgtagcccaggttggtctgaaactcatgatcctcctgcctcctgagtagctgggattacaggcctgggctATCAGGCTTGGTTTCTCTTTCCTGAGAACCTGTGTGGTAAGAGCAAGGCAGACGTGGGTACGTGAGTGCTGGTCATGGGGCAGAAGAAGGTTTACAGGGATATACACATATGGCCAGAGCTCTACCCTTTAAGGGACACTACAGTGTATATGTTGGAGAAAAATGTGCTTCCTGGCACTTCACTCATTGAACACACAGTGTATATTGGGATAACATATAGACTTGATATGGTTTCACCTAGCCAGAGCTCGCCTCGAACTTTCTGTGTAGCCAAGGTAActgctgatcctcttgcctccaacATCTAAGAGCCAAGATTATGGCTGTGCACCACTGCGcccagttttatgtggtgctgggaatcatgcGTTCCAGACAAGCATCTTACCAACTGAGCCTCATCCTCTGTCCTTAAATAAAACCATGAAGAGCTTGCTCTATGCTGGGCACTCTCCTTAGCAGTGATGGGTTCCCTTCTTCAGTCCTTGGAATGGCTTTGTGAGCTTAATACTAATGTCATCTTGTAGATGGGTAGACTGGAGAACCGTAAATACTAACATGTCATCTTGCAGATGAGTACACTAGAGAACCCTGAATACCAACGTGTCATCTTGCAGATGACTACACTAGAGAACCAGAAGGCTGTGTAACTCGCTGGGGCCCAATGTCTGGGAATGACTAGAGTTATCTTTCATACATTGC belongs to Meriones unguiculatus strain TT.TT164.6M chromosome 4, Bangor_MerUng_6.1, whole genome shotgun sequence and includes:
- the Tcf15 gene encoding transcription factor 15, with the translated sequence MAFALLRPVGAHVLYPDVRLLSEDEENRSESDASDQSFGCCEGLEAARRGPGPGGGRRASGGAGPVVVVRQRQAANARERDRTQSVNTAFTALRTLIPTEPVDRKLSKIETLRLASSYIAHLANVLLLGDAADDGQPCFRAAGGGKSAVPAADGRQPRSICTFCLSNQRKGGSRRDLGGSCLKARGVAPLRGPRR